Genomic segment of Arachis stenosperma cultivar V10309 chromosome 4, arast.V10309.gnm1.PFL2, whole genome shotgun sequence:
CTGATGCAGAAGATTCAGAGCGAGATTCGCACTGTTGATGCCGGAATTCTAGCTGCTGTTCGCCAACAGGTCTTGATCTTTTTCCTTTCATCTTCAATTTTGCATCCAATATACAAAAGCAAATTATATTTCTAAGTAATGCAGTATTGATTGTTCATTGTTGCTCTGCATTATACTTGATCCTTAGAAAACTCTGCCACTGCCGAGTTCTAGTTAATGTTAGCTTTCAGGTTAGATATTCAAGTGGTTATGCTGTTTTCCCCTTAAGTTAGATCTCATTTTTCGAGTTATTGCGAATAGAAAAAGACTAGCACGGGTAGAGTGTGGTTGAAGATCAGGCTGACTTGACTCAAACTAGACTAAGTTATTTAATAAACTTTGGATATCGGTTGTGAAGATACAAAACATAAAAGGAATAAAAAGAAAACTTGATGTGATACTGATATTAATAAAGAAACCATGAATCAAGTTTGAGTCCTGTGGATAAAAAGTGAGCCCAAGTTGCCACTTCTTAGGAACTTCTTTAAGGTGGAGTGGCCTTCTTGATCCGTTACTATCTTACTAAATGTGATTCTCTAAGATCACTAAGGTGTTGATACATCAGAAATGTGATTGCATATTCCCATACAggatttttaacatttttttattgaacATAATTTGTTTCCATAATTTCTGGCTTTTCATGCCCTGGCTTCTATAATTTCAGAGTAATTCAGGAACTAAGGCAAAAGAAGATCTTGCTGCTGCTACACGTGCTGTGGAGGTTTGCATCCGCTCTATTGTGTTTCTATTAGTTCTTTGTTCAATTGCTTAGATTagttctttttaaatatttatgttGTATTGCATGTAATTTATTAGCTCCATCCATTCTTGTCTGGTTGGTATTTTaatactatttttctttttttaattatgcagGAACTTATGTATAAGATCcgagaaataaaaacaaaagctgTACAGAGTGAAACGATGGTTCAAGAAATATGTCGTGACATTAAGAAATTAGATTTTGCAAAGAAGCATATAACTACAACAATTACTGCACTTCATCGTCTTACAATGCTTGGTAGGTCTTGGTAGCCCTTTTACTCTTGTAAAATCTGTTTTAATAGTTCCTAAGCTTGCTACTATATTATTTTGCCGTAGCACACAAACATAGTACATGTCCCTAAAGTTCATAGTAACAAACACATACGTGGTTATTGTCACAGATTGCAATGTCCTTGTATTTCTATATTTGTAGCATGAACACTAAGTAAACCACTAGACCATTCTTTGGATGAAAACCTCTAGACAAATTGGGTGGAAATTTAGCATACACATGGAAACTGGGTACAATATTTAATAGGTTTATTGCACTAACTAGATAGTTTCTTTAGATGCATAGATGTTATCTAATCTTTTACTTTAACAAGCTTACCTATTATATGGCAGTCTCTGCTGTTGAACAGCTTCAAGTCATGGCTTCAAAACGTCAATATAAGGAAGCTGCTGCGCAGCTGGAGGTATCTGATCTATGCCTGTGGCATCTTTTCGGATAACTGTTGCAGTGTTGCTTTTCAAGTATTTGCTTACTACATTGGATTGGTGTCATTATGGTGCTTCTGTCTTGTTTTCTTTGCTGGGGGGTGGGATGGTTGTGAAACCAATGCATTGTGTTTCTTGATGTCCATGTTCCTATTGCACAATTAGGTagtgattttattattattgtgtcATTTTATGACGTATTTATAATCTGGGAGTTGGAGATTATGGGTTGAAAATAAGTTATTTAGGAATACAGTTGGAAACTGAGGTTTTGTGATTGCTGAATAAACTATTGTATATACTTTGGGATTGTGCTTCAACTATATTTTTTACtttgtaaattaaaaatgtttaaTGAATTTCTTAATTTTCATCTATCTCATGCAGAAAGaaatgcattttttttttaatggactaatttattaatttttacatttgttttttgtttttatctgCTCAGGCAGTGAACCAGTTATGCAGTCACTTTGAGGCTTATAGGGATATTCCAAAGATCATAGAACTAAGGGAGAAGTTTAAGAATATCAAGCAAATACTCAAGTCACATGTGTTTTCTGATTTTTCTAGGTATTTGTTACTCCCTTTTCGCTATTTTTGGAAATATCTACAGGtgttttaatatgaaaaaaaaaaagaggatatACTATGTTTTTGAAtgctaatatttttttatttatttttcctcaTAGTTTGTTTGTTTAAATTCATTAGACATggtttgtttaaaaaaaatcttgtgTGTTAACTGGgtttctcaattccttgtatttGTCTCAGCTTAGGTACTGGAAAGGAGACAGAAGAAACTAATTTGCTCCAGCAGTTGTCTGATGCTTGCTTGGTTGTTGATGCATTAGAACCTTCTGTTAGGGAAGAGTTGGTAAATAATTTCTGCAATAGGGAGCTTACTTCATATGAACAAATTTTTGAAGGAGCTGGTATTTTTATGTCTCTGTAATGTGAATCTTATGTGTTTATTTATACAACAAGCTCTTATCAAATGTGCTTATGTTTGACCTTTTAAATATTTGTACTTCTTTCAGAGCTCGCAAAATTGGATAAAACTGAACGAAGATATGCTTGGATTAAGCGCCGAATGAGGTCAAATGAAGAGATTTGGAAAATTTTTCCATCTTCATGGCATGTTTTATATCGTCTATGTATCCTATTTTGTAAGAAGACAAGGTATGTTATTTCTTGCTTACAACATTTCTTAAAATATCGTATATGGCAATATATGTTATATGCTTTCTCCAGCAAAAGAGAGCATGCCTGTAGTGAAGCATTATTCTAGTTTTGTTATGAAGTGacattataatttattgaatATGGGTAATTTTATTGTTTCAGGCTTCAGCATAGAAACATTTTCTGACttttataatcaaatttaatcATATACCATGATTTTGATGCAGAatacccccccccccccccaaacaaaaaaaacaaaaaaaaacaaaaaaaaccaaaaaaaaagttattagGCGTTTTTCTGAATAATGTGTTGATATGAACTGAACTCAGTCCAGGAATATTATGTATGGACTCATGATTATGATACTTTTTTCTACAGGAAACAACTTGAGGATATTCTTTCTAATCTAAAGGAAAAGCCAGATGTGGGGACCCTGTTGTTGGTAAGCCATGGTTTTGACCAATCATTAAACGATGAAATATTGACTTGCTGTTACAATAATTGCTTCAACGGTGTGATGCTATACAACTACACTTTCTTGCCACTGTTTTTTAGCCAGAGCTTTTATTTACAAAATAGTTGATGGCTGGCTTTGTAATAATTCATTTATGGTGGTAACGATGAATAAATTGTTGATGTAATGTATTTATGATGTGAATTTATGACTCTTATGTGTTAATTCAGTGTTTCACTTGTTGATTTTTGCAGGCTTTACAGCGAACTTTAGAGTTTGAAGATGAATTGGCTGAGAAATTTGGAGGAGGCACTCAAAACAGGGAGGTTGGGAATGAGATTGAGGAAATAGGTAGGGGAGCAAATTCTGGAAGTAATGCTTCAGATATCCGGAGGAAATATGAGAAAAAGCTTGCTGCTCATCAAGGAAGTAACAATGGGGTATGTATTATGAATTGGTGAAGTTTACATTACCTCTCCCTAAGGAATCATTGAAATTATAGTTGTCTATGACCATTTTGTTTGGTTGTTATGAATAGGAAAACAATGGAAGTAAAGATTTGGCAGTACCTGGAGCTGGGGTATGGATCTATGTGACTATTATCTATTTAATGTAATGGTTTTGTTGGTTAAGTGTTACATACATAGATGTTGTACTTCCTATTCACTGTTATCCAAAATCTCTCTATCTTATTAGTCTAAGATTAATTCATGGTATTAGAGAAGAAAATACGACGATGTGCTACATTCTGATTAcatcatttaaaattttcaaatctcCTAGTCAAGGttatctcttttattttatctgtGCAATTGAAGCACTGAAATTGTATTGAactaatgtaatttttttatttgataaaatgctttTGTCTGATCATATATGCTTGGGCTTAGCTGGACTCTTATGTTGTCTCTCagttatttaatattttattaaatattttcaaattatcaaaGGGTAAAAGAAGGGAGTGAAGAAAATTGAATGTCCTAGTTGAAAAATAAGTCAAATGAATTTGATGTAGAGTGCTTCCTAGTCTTTGTTGTAATAGTGGCTGTCCTCATTTTATTCTTAATGATCTATTTCATTAAGATGGGCCTGATAAACATTTTGTTGTTTTGGCAGTTCAATTTTCGTGGAATTATTTCATCTTGCTTTGAACCTCACTTAAGAGTATATGTAGAATTGGAAGAGAAAACACTAATGGAAAATTTAGAGAAACTCGTTCAGGTAATTTGGGTCTTGCTTTTGATGTATGTACTCATTGATTTACTTATCACTGTCCCTTGATTAAACGTGTCATCCAATATAGGAGGAGACATGGGATATTGAGGAGGGAGGTCAGAATAGCGTTTTATCCAGCAGCATGCAGGTGATAGGTCATTTCATTTCTTAGAGCCTTTAGGAATTCTGTTTGGTAGCTTTTGGTTAATGTTGCCAATAATAGATATGGTTAGATATATAGATCCCCCCTGGCACGGATGAATGATGGAGCCCCCTTCTGCTTTTCTGATGGCCAGTTTGTTATTATGCTTTGAGCTAACTTGGTTGTTTTGTTGTGTAGTTGTTTCTCATAATCAAGAGGAGTTTGAAGAGATGCAGTGCTTTAACAAAGAACCAGACACTATTTAATTTGTTCAAGGTAACTCCTGAGTTATAGCTAATATTTCTCCATTTCAAAAATGACAAAACATGTGCCCAGAGCTGTTGAATAATTGTTATAAAGTTCAACACATGGGACTAGTAGGGACACTCTATTAAGAGAAAAAACTTAACTTTGAGACCTGCCTAATGGTGGTTATGTAATGTAGCCAATGTAGTTGGCTGCGGCTGAAGAGTTAAAAACGGACATGTGATCTGCACTCTTATTGTCTGACTAACTGTTGGGTATTAAGGAATTCAAAAGAATGCTGTTTGAATTTCTCTGTGGAAATGGAGTTGGTTTTTAGTTGCAACTTGCAACACATACTGTAATTTAGAGGTCTAGCTTTATGATGTATATGATTTTATTTCAATTCACTCTTAGGTTTTCCAAAGAATTCTTAAAGCATATGCTACAAAGCTCTTTGTAAGACTCCCAAAGGGTGGTACTGGAATTGTTGCTGCTGCCACAGGCATGGATGGACAGATAAAGGTATCTTGTAAAGAATTCACTTTTTGTGATTTGTCAGAAGTTAAAGCTACATATTAACTTACTATTTTATCAAACAGCTTtctttatttgaaatttttttatgaactCTTGGGAACTGTTGTACAGACATCTGATAGGGATGAAAGGGTGATTTGTTACATTGTTAATTCAGCCGAATATTGCCATAAAACGGTCAGTAAATTTCTTTATCATGCTTAATTTAGTTCAAGACGAGTAAATGCCAGTCTTACTTAGCCTTGCATATGGCAGGCCGGTGAACTGGCTGAGAGCGTTTCCAAGATAATAGATCATCAGTATGCAGATGGGGTAGATATGTCAGAAGTGCAGGTACTAATATCTTCTCATTAAAATGATGCTTTTCTCTGCAAATGTCATTCTAAGAGAATTGTGCAATCATGCAGGATGATTTTTCAGCTGTTATAACAAAATCATTGGTGACCTTGGTGCATGGCCTGGAAACCAAGTTTGACATTGAAATGGCTGCAATGACACGTGTACCATGGGGTACTCTTGAGAGTGTTGGTGATCAGTCAGAGTAAGCTGAATTCCAAAGGAGCAAACAATTAGTAATCCTTGTTCCTGATAAAATTATCAATTTAATCTTACTATTTTTCTTACAGATATGTTAATGCCATAAATCTGATTCTTACCACTAGCATTCCTACTCTTGGAAGTCTTCTTTCTCCTGTCTACTTTCAGTTCTTTTTGGACAAGGTAATACCAATTTGATGCATTGAGTTAAGATTTTTTATGTCAACCTTGGTGTTAAGGACATTTTCTTTTCTGGCATGCTGgttgtaattaataataaataaaatattccttgattgcttttctgttttaaATAGCTTTTTTCTTGCAGATATTCTAAAGGACTAAATTAGATGGTAAATACTCAATGTTGCTTAATAATGCAAGTTGAATATTTACATTTATTTCCCATTTATTATCCGCAGCTTGCATCATCTCTTGGTCCGCGCTTCTATTCTAACATTTTCAAATGCAAGCAAATATCAGAAACGGGTGCTCAACAGGTACTGGCCGCTTTCTTTAATTGGTTTTTATTTCCTTTTGGTTACATCAAGAGTAAAGCTAAAGCATATTTTGATAGGTTTGTAAATGTAAGATGGCTTTTTTTCTCAACAGTTTTGAACATTTTTTATCTGGAGTACAGGATACAATAAAGGAGTTtgaaactttttattttttctgtgGAGCACTTGAAACCTTATGAGAACGAGCTAACAAAGTGATACTTTTGCAGATGCTACTGGATACACAAGCTGTTAAGACAATCCTTCTTGAAATTCCTTCCCTTGGTAGACAGGTGATCTAACTTCTGCAAATACTTTTTAGTCATCTTTCCTTCCCTTGGAGCTTAAATCTAGGGAATCTGACCTCCACATTTCAAGAGTTGGTGAATTTACTATGCTGTTGTTCCTTTTACCAGtagcatttaattttttttttttcagctATAGTTTTTATATAGAAAATATTGATAATGAAATTTTCAAGTGAAAACTTTCACCAACTTTCACCCTTAgacataattaaaaattgttattttattttttgaactaagatgaataaaaaattaagagcTGAGACTTTATATTTTGCATTTTACAATTTACATGTCTGAACCAACTGACTTTATCATCTTGCATGCTATAGGGCAAAAGAATCCTTATGAAATTTCATGTCATATAATTGTCAATTTCTTGTGTGCTTGCCAATGTTTCTCTCATTACACTTGTTGATTGTTTATTCTCTGCAACAGACTTCAGGTGCTGCTGGCTATTCCAAGTTTGTAAGCCGCGAGATGAGCAAAGCTGAGGCACTTTTGAAGGTTTGTTGTTATTGGTGGAAAAAAAACACTAATATAATTGAAGTTTATTTAGTTCTTTCTAACGGGTTTGTGCGAATGGAATGTTTAGGTTATACTGTCTCCAGTTGATTCCGTGGCAGATACATACCGAGCATTACTACCTGAGGGTACACCAATGGAATTTCAGCGAATACTGGACCTTAAGGTTTTGCTAATTCCTATCAGTTCTTCGTTCAATTCCTCTAGTTCTGATTACTACCTCAAAAACTGGAGACTGGCTGTCtcatcatataaatgcataaaatgAACTTGTATAATTCTAAGTTcatgataattaaaattatcataaGTTCATGACTAATTTGACTTTAACTTATTCTAGCTGAATAATCATAAGTGAATGAGATGCCCTGTTAAGTGGGTAATTGTCCCAAGCTTGAGGAGAATAACAAGGAAGCATAGTCTTAATTTATGTGtagactaaaaaaaaaaagtggttCAAGATTCACTATTTGTAAAGAAGATTACATCGTTAGTAAACTAAGACCTAAAAGGAAGTAGTCTATTATTGATGACATAAAACTTGCATATAGACAATGCTCAAGTCAAGTGTTGGATCTTATCAAGATACGGACTAGGTTTCCAAAAACGTGGACAGTGATGAGGAGCATGTAATGCATGGTTGAAAATTCTAATGGAATATGTATGAAAcattaaatttgaataattaccATAATCGTCCAACTCTGTTATTTTTTAGGAATGGTTCATGGATTGATTATTTATGGTTTTTCAGATGCAACTGATTGAATGTCAATTCTTTAATCACTTATATCTGTTTCACATTCCAGGGTCTTAAAAAAGCGGATCAACAAAGTATTCTTGATGACTTCAATAAACATGGCCCTGGAATTAAGCAAACACAGATTACACCTACAGTTGTCCCAGCTTCCCCAGTGGCTCCGGTGGTGCCTAATCCTTCTGCTGCTGGACTCATGGCATCTCGGGAGGATGTACTAACTAGGGCTGCTGCACTTGGACGAGGAGCAGCCACCACAGGGTTCAAGCGATTCCTGGCTCTAACTGAAGCCGCCAAAGACAGGAAGGATGGGCCTTTCCGGAAGCTTTTTAATCCATAACGAAGCACATTGAACAAAAGTTTTTGTCAAAAGCTTTTGGTATTTCGTTGTTCTAGGAAAAAATGTGTATCTTTTTGTTGTAGGTTTATTTTACTCTGattctttttgtaattttatgatcatgtttatctttatttcacTTTATCAACTGGAGTAGTTTATTAAAATCATGTCTAAGAATATTTATTCCAGATATGATCATATACCACAAACATATTCAAAATAGgagatataataataaaatcatgtTATTAATATGAACTAACATccttaatataatataattttttatataattaaacaaTTTGATGTGAGAAATTATGAAATTAATGTTTGGATGGCTAAATTGTAGATGAATGTTATCCTTTCTATTATAACAAAATAAGTTTATATTGACATGATATATTTATAGAAAATAAAGTTATCAGTTTATTGTAGCACCATTTTAGTCTATTTTTTAATATAGTTTTCATAAAATGAAGTTTGTTCAATAAACAAAAGATGCAATATtagaattcaatttttttatataaactaacatttttatattataactTTTTCTATAATTGGTGACTTACAAGTCTCGCTCTCAAAGAAAATTGTCGCCTTCTGAAGTACGTTTCTGTAATTCTGTTTCTGCTCAGTAATCTTTGCAATCATGGCAGGTGCAATTGTAAGTCAAGCTTTAGTGTCTAGTTTTATTCAAGTTGTTTTTGACAACGTTGTTTCACCTGAGTTTGTGAATTTTCATTCGGGGAAAGAAGCTTCACAAGAAGCTAATCAAAAGGTTGGAGACCAATCTGTATGCAGTTCAAGCTGTTTTTAATGATGCTGAGCAGCGAGAAATCAATGATCCTGCTGTGAAGAAGTGGCTCGATGATCTCAAAGATGCTGTCTATGATGTTGATGACTTGTTAGATCGTGTTTCAACCGAAGCAGGAACGGCTCAAAAGGAGGTTAGTACCTTGTTCTCTCGCTTTCAATTTTTTGAGAGTCCGAGGTTGTTACAAAACTGGAAGACATAACTGAGAGACTAGAATATGTTGGAAAAAACAAAGACATTATTGGTCTAAAAGAGAATGCTAGGGAGAGCTTGTTGTGGAGAACACCATCAACATCCCTGTTAGAAAGATCCACTATATATGGTAGAGATCAAGACAAAGAAGCCATAATGGAATTGTTATTTGATGATACAACAGATGCTAAAATATCTGTGATTCCAATTGTTGGCATGGGTGGGTTTGGAAAAACCACTTTAGCTCAATTGGTGTATAATGATGAGTCTTTGGAGCAAATATTTGATCTTAAGTTGTGGATTTATGTTTCTGAAAATTTTGATATTCAGAAGATCACCAAGACTATGATAGAGGCAGTTACTTCAAGTAGCTGTGATATGAAGGATttgggttttcttcaactcgaATTGAAGGAAAAGCTGATAGGGAAGAAGTACTTAGTTGTTTTGGACGATGTTTGGAATGAGAACTATGGTGTTTGGAATGATTTTCAGAAGCCTCTTCAACACAGGGCCAAAGGGAAGTAAAATTCTTGCAACAACTCGTAGCGAGAAGGTTGCTTCCGTTGTCCAAACATGTCCAGCTTATCATCTAAGTCAATTAGATGATGAAGATTCAATTGCTGGTTGGTGATTGCTAACCACTCATATCTTCCATTAGAATTAGGAGAAGATTCAAGTAAGAAGAAGATTGGTAGACAAATCGCTGAAAAGTGTAAGGGGTTACCATTAGCAGCGCTAATGATCGTGTTTGGATCTCTCTTGTACAAACACTGAAACTGTACTTTTGTGATAATCTGCATAGGCTTCCAAGCAGCATGCAAAATCTTGTGAATTTGCGCCATCATGACATTGGGGAAAGTTCTTTGCTGGAGTTGCCAAAGGGAATGAGCAAACTACAAAATCTGCAACACTTGACTGACTTCATTGTTGAAGAGAACATGATTGCAGAACTTGGAGGACTTGCAAATATCCATGGCCCCTTTGGGATTTGCAAATTAGAGAATGTCCGGAATAGCAGCGAGCCATCAGAGGCAAGAATGATGGAGAAGAAGCACATTAGTACTTTGTTTTATGTATGGTCTCGAATTCCAGCATGAAAGAGACATATTTGACAAGTTACAACCTCACAATGAGGTGAAAGAGCTATTGATATATAGCTACAGAGGTACAACATTTCCAAATTGGCTAGGCCACTCTTCCTACCACAATATGAGTAGCATTGTTCTTGACTCCCGCAGAAACTGCTGCATACTTCCTTCACTTGGACAACTTCCTAATCTCAAGTCCTTGATCATTGTGAATTTCGATTCTCCGCGGACCATTGGTGCTGAGTTCTACAGGAATGATAGTTTTTTCAGGACAGCACCACCTTTTCCATCCTTGGAACATCTTGAATTCTGTTACATGCCTTGCTGGGAGGAGTGGGATTCATTTGAGCCTAGTGCTTTTCCTCAACTTAAACATCTTGCACTGCCTTATTGTCCAATATTATCAAAACGGTTGCCTGATCACCTTCCTGTGTTGGAAACACTAAGCATTATAGGATGCCAGAAGCTTGTTTCTTCTTTCCCAAGGGCTCCTGCTATTCACATAGTGATATCCGAAAGCGATAATGTAGATTGCCACTTTCACTGAATTCTCTTTCACTTTCAGGCAGCCAGGTTCTTGAGCATCTCAGGTTGTTGGTCTGCTGTATCATTTCCGGGAGACTATTTACCAGCATCTCTAAAAGCCTTGTATATCAAGGATTGTAAAAGATTGGAATTCCCAAACCAACAACACCCCTACCAGTTTCTAGAGTTACTGAGAATAACCAACAGCTGTGACTCACTGACAAGCTTCCATTGGAGATGTTTCCAAGTCTCAGGTATCTTGAATGTACTCGGTGTCAAAATCTGGTGTCTCTTACAGTGTCACATGATGCTGCTCTTCAAAATCTCAAAAGCCTTACCATTGATGACTGCTGCAGTTTTGTATTCTTTGCCAGAGAAGGAATTGTTGTGGCTGGCATGAATTGTTCTCTCCCAAAACTACAGAATCTCACCATAAAGCACTGTCCGAAACTTGATTTGTTTCCTATAAGGGATCTGCTACCGAACCTGAGATCACTCAATATCACAAATTGTGTGAAACTATTAAGCTTGGTAACATCAAAGGAGTTGCATCCACAGGGCCTTACACATCTCATCATTGGTGGTGCATGTGATAGAGTCAAGTCCTTCCCAATGGAGGGCTCCTCGCTTCCGGCCTCCCTTATGAACCTCGAACTCAACGGATTGTTGAGTCTAGAGACATTGGATTGTAAAGGGCTTGCCACCCTCACTTCCCTCCAACAATTAACTATTGCAGATTGTCCCAAGCTGGAGAATCTGCATGGAGAAAAGGCTACCTGCATGCTTATCACAACTCTAATCTACTATTCCTCTTCCATGGAAAAACTGTACCGGAAGAAGGACCCAATCATTTTGGGCTGAAGTGTCTTACATCCCTGAAATTCAAATAATCTATCAAGGATTATCAAAGAGGTAATTCTTCTGCACTCTCCAAAGGCAATAATTTAACAACTAGATTGGGAAAAGTGAATCATTAACTTGTACCTTCTTCATCAAAGTTTTCAGTTTCATTTAACTTATATAGTTGATGGAAAGCATATGGAATAGCAGATTCAGGGTTATAAGTTTTTCTGCAGTAAAAATTGTGTATTACTTACACAAAAAATGACTTGCAATGAAAGCAACTAACATCCCTTTCCCTGTTGCATGCAGTTCATGAAAGTTTATATGTCCATGCCAATCAGCTGCTATTCAAGAACAATGATTTCTTGGGTAGTATTATTTTGAGGCAAAGATTATCCAAGGGAGGGATTTCATTGGAggatataaatataaaattcaaaggCTATTTATGACCAAATAAGTTTGTGCAAGTGTTTATTgctatatatatagtataagAAGAATTTTAAATGTATTTAGAACATCAgtgttttaattattaattttaattataaaaaataatatatattaattaaaattaactgttaaaattattaaaatattagtgttctaaatatatttaaaaaaaaaataatat
This window contains:
- the LOC130974363 gene encoding vacuolar protein sorting-associated protein 53 A; protein product: MDKSSALEYINQMFPNEASLSGVEPLMQKIQSEIRTVDAGILAAVRQQSNSGTKAKEDLAAATRAVEELMYKIREIKTKAVQSETMVQEICRDIKKLDFAKKHITTTITALHRLTMLVSAVEQLQVMASKRQYKEAAAQLEAVNQLCSHFEAYRDIPKIIELREKFKNIKQILKSHVFSDFSSLGTGKETEETNLLQQLSDACLVVDALEPSVREELVNNFCNRELTSYEQIFEGAELAKLDKTERRYAWIKRRMRSNEEIWKIFPSSWHVLYRLCILFCKKTRKQLEDILSNLKEKPDVGTLLLALQRTLEFEDELAEKFGGGTQNREVGNEIEEIGRGANSGSNASDIRRKYEKKLAAHQGSNNGENNGSKDLAVPGAGFNFRGIISSCFEPHLRVYVELEEKTLMENLEKLVQEETWDIEEGGQNSVLSSSMQLFLIIKRSLKRCSALTKNQTLFNLFKVFQRILKAYATKLFVRLPKGGTGIVAAATGMDGQIKTSDRDERVICYIVNSAEYCHKTAGELAESVSKIIDHQYADGVDMSEVQDDFSAVITKSLVTLVHGLETKFDIEMAAMTRVPWGTLESVGDQSEYVNAINLILTTSIPTLGSLLSPVYFQFFLDKLASSLGPRFYSNIFKCKQISETGAQQMLLDTQAVKTILLEIPSLGRQTSGAAGYSKFVSREMSKAEALLKVILSPVDSVADTYRALLPEGTPMEFQRILDLKGLKKADQQSILDDFNKHGPGIKQTQITPTVVPASPVAPVVPNPSAAGLMASREDVLTRAAALGRGAATTGFKRFLALTEAAKDRKDGPFRKLFNP
- the LOC130974553 gene encoding putative disease resistance RPP13-like protein 1; the encoded protein is MAGAIVSQALVSSFIQVVFDNVVSPEFVNFHSGKEASQEANQKREINDPAVKKWLDDLKDAVYDVDDLLDRVSTEAGTAQKEVVTKLEDITERLEYVGKNKDIIGLKENARESLLWRTPSTSLLERSTIYGRDQDKEAIMELLFDDTTDAKISVIPIVGMGGFGKTTLAQLVYNDESLEQIFDLKLWIYVSENFDIQKITKTMIEAVTSSSCDMKDLGFLQLELKEKLIGKKYLVVLDDVWNENYGVWNDFQKPLQHRAKGKLPSSMQNLVNLRHHDIGESSLLELPKGMSKLQNLQHLTDFIVEENMIAELGGLANIHGPFGICKLENVRNSSEPSEHERDIFDKLQPHNEVKELLIYSYRGTTFPNWLGHSSYHNMSSIVLDSRRNCCILPSLGQLPNLKSLIIVNFDSPRTIGAEFYRNDSFFRTAPPFPSLEHLEFCYMPCWEEWDSFEPSAFPQLKHLALPYCPILSKRLPDHLPVLETLSIIGCQKLVSSFPRAPAIHIAARFLSISGCWSAVSFPGDYLPASLKALYIKDLSHDAALQNLKSLTIDDCCSFVFFAREGIVVAGMNCSLPKLQNLTIKHCPKLDLFPIRDLLPNLRSLNITNCVKLLSLVTSKELHPQGLTHLIIGGACDRVKSFPMEGSSLPASLMNLELNGLLSLETLDCKGLATLTSLQQLTIADCPKLENLHGEKATCMLITTLIYYSSSMEKLYRKKDPIILG